From a single Apium graveolens cultivar Ventura chromosome 2, ASM990537v1, whole genome shotgun sequence genomic region:
- the LOC141708580 gene encoding phosphoinositide phosphatase SAC3-like, whose product MSLEENQQHLMSSEQEPTSPAVAVSTQHDCVMHKFRLYETQSNFYMVGRNKSRTYWRVLKIDRLEPLELNVCEDSTTYTERECSDLLRRIHEGNMSTGGLKLVTTCYGVVGFIKFFGPYYMLLITKRREIGSICGHTIYALSRSEIIPLPNPAVCSDIVNSRNENRYKKLLSTLDLTKDFFFSYSYNVMHSLQKNMCDREPAQILYNSMFVWNEFLSRGIRNLLHNTIWTVALVYGFFKQDTHTFSGRNFKLTLIARRSRHYAGTRYLKRGVNEKGQVANDVETEQIIFEDSPQECPLQISSVVQNRGSIPLFWSQETSRLNLKPDIIVSRKDQTYQATRLHFENLAKRYGNPIIILNLIKTHEKRPRESILRAEFVNAIEFINRDLSEESHLKFIHWDLNKHSRSKDTNILLTLGKLAAYALTLTGFFYCEVTPALTSGSLKWPYFENVDAPNITSTTNCNNDYGGLCDSDNEGIHNLKLRLTGDDCVSNESHYIKPPLFQKGVLRTNCIDCLDRTNVAQYAYGLVALGEQLHALGLKEDSSTIDLDDLLADELMKLYERMGDTLAHQYGGSAAHNKIFSQRRGQWKAATQSQEFFRTLQRYYSNAYMDAEKQSAINVFLGHFKPLDGKPEVWELDTAQRYSAYRYGQQYADENARSFIHRSLSENILHENRFLMSNSNSKGLSKSALSDRCQEGSKVFGESTTDVSACEIDLSFSRYTQQMPARELFPEGQSDRCLECDSGDALDFSNFVDLNWLSSSANSCDEVADRSVLTSLRVAMVSSENIVSEPVAGTSTSMSEYASSMKVMEMSGTKLSYNDHNNIDITEDFSDSFARWVNSGETLCH is encoded by the exons ATGTCACTGGAGGAGAATCAACAACACTTGATGAGCTCCGAACAAGAGCCAACCTCTCCTGCCGTTGCTGTTTCTACTCAACATGATTGCGTTATGCACAAATTTCGGCTTTATGAAACTCAATCG AATTTTTATATGGTTGGAAGGAACAAAAGTAGAACATACTGGAGAGTGTTAAAGATTGACAGGCTGGAGCCTTTGGAGCTCAATGTTTGTGAGGATTCTACTACATACACAGAAAGGGAATGCTCTGATCTATTGCGGAGAATACATGAGGGTAACATGTCCACAGGAGGGCTTAAATTAGTCACCACCTGTTATGGTGTCGTTG GATTTATCAAGTTTTTTGGACCATATTACATGCTGCTTATCACAAAAAGAAGGGAGATTGGTTCTATCTGTGGTCATACCATATATGCTCTATCTAGGAGTGAGATAATTCCTCTTCCAAATCCTGCAGTTTGTTCTGACATAGTGAATTCAAGGAATGAAAACAG ATACAAAAAGCTCCTCTCCACCCTGGATCTTACTAAGGACTTCTTTTTCAGCTACTCATACAATGTAATGCACAGTCTGCAGAAGAACATGTGTGATAGGGAACCAGCGCAGATCCTTTACAATTCCATGTTTGTGTGGAATGAGTTCTTAAGCCGGGGCATTCGGAACCTTCTCCACAATACTATATGGACTGTTGCATTAGTCTATGGATTTTTTAAACAA GATACACACACTTTTTCTGGACGGAACTTTAAGCTTACTCTTATTGCAAGACGATCAAGACATTATGCGGGGACAAG GTATTTAAAACGCGGTGTAAATGAAAAAGGACAAGTTGCGAATGATGTGGAGACAGAACAGATTATATTTGAAGATTCTCCACAAGAGTGTCCTTTGCAAATTAGTTCTGTTGTACAAAATCGTGGTTCTATTCCACTTTTCTGGTCTCAGGAAACTTCACGTTTGAATCTCAAACCTGATATTATAG TATCAAGGAAGGACCAGACTTATCAGGCTACCAGACTTCATTTTGAAAATCTTGCCAAGAGATATGGAAACCCTATAATCATTTTAAATTTGATTAAG ACACATGAAAAAAGGCCTCGAGAGTCCATTCTACGAGCAGAGTTTGTGAATGCTATTGAGTTTATCAATAGAGACTTGTCAGAAGAAAGCCATCTTAAGTTTATTCACTGGGATCTGAACAAACATTCTCGGAG CAAAGACACAAATATCTTGTTGACTCTAGGAAAACTGGCTGCATACGCATTGACGCTTACAGGTTTCTTCTATTGTGAAGTTACACCTGCCTTGACTTCAGGAAGTTTAAAATGGCCGTACTTTGA GAATGTTGATGCCCCAAACATAACCTCCACTACAAATTGCAACAATGACTATGGAGGACTATGTGACAGTGACAATGAGGGCATACATAATCTAAAATTGAGGTTAACTGGTGATGATTGTGTTTCCAACGAGAGCCACTATATCAAACCGCCGTTGTTCCAGAAGGGTGTGCTGAGGACCAATTGCATAGACTGCTTAGATCGAACCAATGTCGCTCAGTATGCATATGGGTTGGTTGCTCTGGGAGAGCAGCTACATGCTTTAGGATTGAAAGAAGATTCTTCTACGATTGACCTTGATGACCTTCTGGCTGATGAATTAATGAAGTTATATGAAAGAATGGGCGACACATTGGCACACCAATATGGTGGTTCAGCAGCACATAATAAG ATTTTCTCCCAGAGAAGAGGGCAATGGAAAGCAGCAACACAGTCCCAGGAATTCTTCAGAACTCTTCAACGATATTACAGTAATGCCTACATGGATGCAGAAAAACAAAGTGCCATTAATGT GTTCTTGGGGCATTTTAAGCCACTGGATGGAAAACCTGAAGTCTGGGAGTTGGATACCGCCCAGCGTTATAGTGCATATCGCTATGGTCAGCAATACGCTGATGAGAATGCTAG GTCATTCATCCACAGATCGTTGTCCGAGAATATACTTCATGAAAACAGATTCCTGATGTCGAACTCGAACAGCAAGGGTTTATCTAAATCTGCCTTGTCTGACAGATGCCAAGAAGGAAGCAAGGTGTTTGGTGAATCAACAACAGATGTTTCAGCTTGTGAAATTGACCTAAGTTTCTCAAG GTATACACAACAGATGCCAGCCAGGGAGCTTTTCCCAGAAGGGCAAAGTGACAGATGCCTCGAATGTGACAGTGGAGATGCACTAGACTTCTCGAATTTCGTCGATCTGAATTGGCTTTCCTCGTCTGCAAATTCATGTGACGAAGTAGCTGACAG